CGCGGTGCGCCGCGTCGTGCCGGCCCAGGAGTTGTGCGAGGCCGGTCTGCTGCTGGACGGCGAGCTGCTGCCCTACGCGCCGCTGGCCGGCGCGCTGGCGGCCGAGGGCGGAACGGCCGCGCCGGTGGCGAGCGCGCTGGTGCTGGAAGCCGGCGAGGCGCGCGCGGTGCTGGGCGTCGAACGCCTGGCCGGCTCGGCCAGCGTGGTGCTGCGACCGCCGCCCGAGCTGCTGCCCGACAGCCCGCTGGTGGCCGGCGTGGTGTTGGATGCCGCACAGCAGCCGCGCCTGGTGCTGGACCCGGCCGGCCTGATCGCCCATGCCGGCGCCGCGCGGCGCACGCCGGCCGCGGCGCGCGCGAGCCGCGGCGCGGCGGCACCGACCGTGCTGGTGGTCGACGACTCGCTGACCACCCGCATGCTGGAGCAGAGCATCCTCGAATCGGCCGGCTACCAGGTGCACCTGGCGGTCTCGGCCGAGCAGGCGCTGGAGGCGGCGCGGCGCCAGCGCTACGACCTGTTCCTGGTCGATGTGGAGATGCCCGGCATGGACGGCTTCGGCTTCATCGAGCTGACCCGCGCCGACCCGCAGCTGCGCCAGGTACCGGCGATCCTGCTGAGCTCGCGCAACTCGCCGGAGGACAAGCGGCGTGGCCGCGAGGTCGGCGCCAGCGCCTACATCGTCAAGAGCGAATTCGCGCAGAACGAATTTCTGCGTCAGGTGCATGAACTGGTGAGGGCGGCCGCATGAAGACCCTGCGCGTGCTGGTGGTGGAGGATTCCGCGACGGTGCGCGCACATATCTGCGCGGTGCTGGCGGCCGAGCCGGACATCGCCGTCATCGGCCAGGCCAGCGACGGCCAGCAGGCGATCACGCTGTGCCAGCAGCTGCGCCCGGACGTGATGACGATGGACATGATGATGCCGGAGCTGGACGGCCAGGCCGCCACCGAGGCCATCATGGCCCAATGCCCGACGCCGATCCTGATCGTCTCCTCCTCGACCAACCGCGGTGAGCTGCTGCGCACCTACGAGGCGCTGGCGGCCGGCGCGGTCGAGGTGCTGGAGAAGCCCGACGGCCGCCAGGCCGACGGGGTCTGGGAGCGCCGCCTGGTGACCCTGCTGCGCCTGGTGGCGCGCATCCCGGTGATCACGCATCTGCGCGCGCGCGTCGCGCCGCGCAGTCATGCGGCGCAGCTGCCGCCGGTCGCCGGCGGGCCGCGGCGCGTGCTGCTGGCGCTGGGCACCTCAACCGGCGGGCCCGGCGCGCTGGTCGATATCCTGCGCGCGCTGCCGGCGCCGGCGCCGCTGCCGATCCTGATCGTGATGCACATCAACGAGCTGTTCAGCGCCGGCTTCGCCGAATGGCTGGATGGCCAGAGCCCGCACCAGGTCGCCTATGCGCGCGGCGGCGAGAGCCTGGCCGAGGCGCGCGGCCGCGTGCTGCTGGCCCCCTCCGGCCAGCATCTGCTGCTGCATGCCGGGCATCTGCAGCTCAGCTGCACCGCGCCGCGCCATTCCTGCCGGCCCTCGGTCGACCTGCTGTTCGAGTCACTGGCCGCGGAGATCGGCCCCGGCGTGGTCGCCGCGCTGCTGACCGGCATGGGCCGCGACGGCGCGTCGGGCCTGCTGGCGATCCGGCGCGCCGGCGGCCTGACCCTGGCGCAGGACGAGGCCAGCTGCGTGGTCTACGGCATGCCGCGCGAGGCGGTGCTGCTGGGCGCGGCGCAGCAGATACGGCCATTGCAGGAGATCGCGCCCGCGCTGATCGCAGGCAGCGGTGTGGCATGGGAAGGGAGGGCCTGATGAGCGATTGCGTCTTCATCGTCGAGGACAGCCTGACGGTGCGCATGGACCTGCGCGAGGCGCTGGAGCATGCCGGCTTCGACTGCGTGGACTGCGCGAGCCTCGCGGCGGCGCGCGCCGCGCTGACCGAGCGCCGGCCCGATGTGGTGCTGCTGGACCTGCTGCTGCCCGACGGCGAGGGCCTGGCCTGGCTGGCCGAGCTGCGCGCCGCGCCCGGCGGCGCGGACTGCGTGGTGCTGATGCTGTCCAATGTCAGCGAGGCCGGCGACCGCCTGCGCGGCCTCGGCCACGGCGCGGACGACTATGTCGGCAAGCCCTACGACCGCCATTACGTCGTCGACCGCGCCCGCGAGCTGCTGCGCCAGCGCCGCGGCGCTGTAGCGACCGAGCCGAACCGGCTGCTGCTGATCGACGACAGCGAGACCTTCCGCCAGGTGCTGCGCGAGGCGCTGGAATCGGCCGGCTACCGCGTCAGCCTGGCGGCCAGCGGCGAGCAGGGCCTGCGCAGCGCCGCGGCCGAGCGGCCCGCGGCGGTGATCGTCGACCGCCAGCTGCCCGGCATGGACGGGGCCGAGGTGATCCGCCAGCTGCGCATGGACCCGGCCCTGCGCCATCTGCCCTGCGTGCTGCTGACCGCCTCCGAGGACGCCGACGCCGAGCTGCAGGCGCTGGAGGCCGGCGCCGACGCCTTCGTGCGCAAGCAGGAGGATGTGGAGCTGATGCTGGCGCGGCTGGCCGCGGTGCTGCGCAGCGCCGCCGCCAGCGCGCCGGCGCAGAGCGCCAGCCTGTTGGACCCGAAGCGCATCCTGGCGGTGGACGACAGCCCGACCTTCCTGGCCGAGCTGGCCTCAATGCTGCGCGACGAGGGCTACGACGTGCTGGCCGCGCGCTCCGGCGAGCAGGCGCTGGAGATGCTGGCGGCACAGGGCGTGGACTGCGTGCTGATGGACCTGAAGATGCCGGGCATGGGCGGCCAGGCCGCCTGCCGCTTCATCAAGGAGGACCCGGCACTGCGCGACATCCCGCTGATCCTGCTGACCGCGGTGCAGGACCGCAGCGCGATGCTGGCCGGGCTGGAGGCCGGGGCGGACGACTTCGTCGCCAAGTCCGGCGAGTTCGAGCTGCTGAAGGCGCGCGTGCGCGCGCAGCTGCGCCGCAAGCAGTTCGAGGACGAGGCGCGCCGCAGCCGCGCCGAGCAGCACCACAACGAGCTGGAGGCCGCCGCCGCGCGCGCCGCCCGCGCGCTGGCCGATAGCCGCGCCGAGCTGCTGGCGGCGCTGGAGCAGAAGAACGCGACCCTGGAGCAGATGAATGCCGAGCTGGTGCGCGCCAGCCAGGCCAAGACCAATTTCCTGTCGACCATGTCGCATGAGCTGCGCACGCCGCTGAACGCGATCATCGGCTTCTCGGCCATCCTGCGCGACGGCATGGCCGGCGACCTGAGCGAACGCCAGCAGGACTTCGCCGGCCATATCCACGAGGCCGGCCAGCATCTGCTCTCGCTGGTCAACGACATCCTGGACCTGGCCAAGATCGAGGCCGGCAAGGTCGACCTGGAGCTGGCGCCGCTGGAGCTGGACGCGCTGCTCAACGACACCCTGGTGGTGGTGCGCGAGCGCGCCCGCGACCAGGGCATCAGCCTGCGCGTGCAGGGCATCGGCGCGGGCCGGCAGCTGCGCGCCGATGCGCGCCGGCTGCGCCAGATCCTCTACAACCTGCTGTCCAACGCGGTCAAGTTCACGCCGCGCGGCGGCGAGATCGTGCTGCAGGCAAGCCTGGTCGGGCGGCTGGAGGCCAGCCAGGGCTGGCCCGGCTTCCCGGCCGGGCGGCGCATGCCGCTGCCGAACAACGGCTTCCAGCGCTTCGTGCAGATCAGCGTCACCGACACCGGCGCCGGCATGACCGCGCAGGCGCTGGAGCAGCTGTTCAAGCCATTCAGCCAGATCAAGGGCGAGCGCAGCGCCGAGCTGGAAGGCACCGGCCTGGGCCTGGCCACCGCGGCGCGCCTGGCCGAGCTGCACGGCGGCTGCATGGCCGTCAGCAGCGCACCGGGCAGCGGCACCTGCCTGAGCTTCTGGCTGCCCTGGCGCGAGCCGGAAACGGCCGAGCCGCCGCCGCGCCCCGAGCCGGCCGACACCGCGGCGGCGCCGTTGCCGCCACCGGCCGCCAAGGCCGCGCCAACGCTGCCGGCCGCCGCATCAACCGCCGCCGCCCCGGGCAACACCCGACCCCGCGCGCTGGTGGTGGAAGACAACGAACATGCGGCGCTGCTGATGCAGGCGCAGCTGGAGGCGGCCGGCTTCGAGGTGCATCTCGCGGCCTCCGCCGAGGCCGCGCTCGACGGCGCCGGCGTCGGGCTCGGCCGCCCGGACCTGATCACCCTGGACGTGCGCCTGCCGGGCATCGACGGCTGGGAGCTGCTGAGCCGTTTCAAGGCCCTGCCCGGCTGGGCCCATATCCCGGTG
This genomic stretch from Roseateles sp. DAIF2 harbors:
- the cheB gene encoding chemotaxis-specific protein-glutamate methyltransferase CheB, with protein sequence MKTLRVLVVEDSATVRAHICAVLAAEPDIAVIGQASDGQQAITLCQQLRPDVMTMDMMMPELDGQAATEAIMAQCPTPILIVSSSTNRGELLRTYEALAAGAVEVLEKPDGRQADGVWERRLVTLLRLVARIPVITHLRARVAPRSHAAQLPPVAGGPRRVLLALGTSTGGPGALVDILRALPAPAPLPILIVMHINELFSAGFAEWLDGQSPHQVAYARGGESLAEARGRVLLAPSGQHLLLHAGHLQLSCTAPRHSCRPSVDLLFESLAAEIGPGVVAALLTGMGRDGASGLLAIRRAGGLTLAQDEASCVVYGMPREAVLLGAAQQIRPLQEIAPALIAGSGVAWEGRA
- a CDS encoding response regulator, which translates into the protein MSDCVFIVEDSLTVRMDLREALEHAGFDCVDCASLAAARAALTERRPDVVLLDLLLPDGEGLAWLAELRAAPGGADCVVLMLSNVSEAGDRLRGLGHGADDYVGKPYDRHYVVDRARELLRQRRGAVATEPNRLLLIDDSETFRQVLREALESAGYRVSLAASGEQGLRSAAAERPAAVIVDRQLPGMDGAEVIRQLRMDPALRHLPCVLLTASEDADAELQALEAGADAFVRKQEDVELMLARLAAVLRSAAASAPAQSASLLDPKRILAVDDSPTFLAELASMLRDEGYDVLAARSGEQALEMLAAQGVDCVLMDLKMPGMGGQAACRFIKEDPALRDIPLILLTAVQDRSAMLAGLEAGADDFVAKSGEFELLKARVRAQLRRKQFEDEARRSRAEQHHNELEAAAARAARALADSRAELLAALEQKNATLEQMNAELVRASQAKTNFLSTMSHELRTPLNAIIGFSAILRDGMAGDLSERQQDFAGHIHEAGQHLLSLVNDILDLAKIEAGKVDLELAPLELDALLNDTLVVVRERARDQGISLRVQGIGAGRQLRADARRLRQILYNLLSNAVKFTPRGGEIVLQASLVGRLEASQGWPGFPAGRRMPLPNNGFQRFVQISVTDTGAGMTAQALEQLFKPFSQIKGERSAELEGTGLGLATAARLAELHGGCMAVSSAPGSGTCLSFWLPWREPETAEPPPRPEPADTAAAPLPPPAAKAAPTLPAAASTAAAPGNTRPRALVVEDNEHAALLMQAQLEAAGFEVHLAASAEAALDGAGVGLGRPDLITLDVRLPGIDGWELLSRFKALPGWAHIPVVVVSVDGGHEVGLSLGAAAVLQKPIDRQELNQELELLGFKPTPAREFLVLVINDEPVELEQIGGYLSRPGFSVLRAYGGTEGIELARRYRPDLIVLDLLMSGVGGIEVVEALRQDAKTASIPVIVMAARDFSEQDRERLASHVQSALNRRDGASNRFLGEVRRAFARSSWGELE